A region of the Chloroflexota bacterium genome:
GCCTGTGCAACGCGACTTGCAGCGGCTGGCCGCACCAGTCATAAGCAACACTGTTCCTCGTATCCGCAATACCTTGGGTGGCATTGCGTCAACGCCACGGAGGAGGATAACGCTGATGGTTATTCAGGGTCTTGCAAGCATCTTTGCAGTATCAGTCTTCGGATACTTGATTCTGCGCAGGCGCCAATAGGATTGCAGGGATCGCGATTACCGGCATTGATTGGTTCGCGACTGGCAATCGTGTTTAGCTAGACCAATGCCCCGCTCTTAAACCGGAGCAGGCACGCTTAGGGGCAAGGTCATGGTGAACACTGTGTACTCTCCGTGCACCGAGTCCACCGCAAGATCGCCTCCCAGTCGCCTGGCCACGTCTGCGGCGATAGGAAGGCCCAATCCGGCCCCCGAAACACCTTCCCGCGTTGAAAAGAATGGATTGAAAATCTGACCGAGCACGTCTTCAGCAATGCCCGTGCCGTTATCACGTACCCGGATTTCGGCTGCGTCGCCAACCACCTGGGTAGAAACGGCCAGGTTCGGCTCATAGTCATCCTCAGAGGCTTCTTGCCTTAGTTGCATCGCATAGCAGGCGTTTCTGACGATGTTAAGCATTGCTTCGCCAAAATCCGTTTCTACGAGCGACAATTCACCCACCGCCGGATCCAGGTCAAATTCAGTCCGCACGGAAAAGCCCTGAGCTTCAGCGATAAAGCTGTTCACGCCGGACTGCACCGCGTCCCGCACCAGGCCGTTCAACTCTGTGACGACCGGTTCTCCACCTACCACTCCCAGTCCCCGCATACGCTCCACGATTGCCAAGGCGCGCCCTCCGTTAGATAGGACACGGTTCAGACTAGCGGTCATTTCCTCGCCAATGTCATCCAGCAACGCCGTATCGTCTGCCGACATTCTGTCGCGATACGTGTCCAACATTTCGGTAAGTTCGTTGTATAGCTCCAGTGTCCCTTCGGAAAAATTATTGACAAAGTTTAGCGGGTTCCTGATTTCATGGGCAACACCCGATACTAATTCTCCGAGTGCGGCCAGTTTTTCCTGAGCAATCAATCGGGCTTGGGTACGTTTCAATTCCGCATTGGTCTGGCGCAACTCTTCGTAGAGCTTTTCAACCAGATTGAGACGCTGCACTTCCAGTGCTTGCTCTCGGAAGACTTCCAAAGCGTTGGCAAGCTCCCCGATCTCATCCCGCCCCACTTCCGGTACGGGCGTTTCCAAGTCTCCGTCGGCCATGTGCCGCATGCGCTCCGACATACGTGAGAGTCGCCGCACCATGCCGTTGCCCACCCATAACCAGGCAGCAAGCGTAGCCGCTATCACGCTTATCACGCTGATTCCCGTCAATAATGTCCGTCCCTCATCGAAGCTACTCACCGCTTGTCCGAGCGATTCTGCAGAGTGGGCGCGGGATGCCGCCAGCAGACTTGCGACGGCATTTTCCAATGCCACACTTGACGCGTCGAAGGAAGCCGTTAAGTCTTTAATGTTTGCGGTCAAGGCCAACTGAAGGCTGCGGACGTAGAATACCCCTTCGCCTTCACCCAGAGACGCCACCGAAGGGTCAATGCCTAGCGCATGCAGCCTTGCAAACTCATCCCACAGCCGCTGCAACTCGGTTGCGCCCTCTGCTACCAGCACCTGTCGCAATACCGACAACGCTGCCTCCGACTCGCCGACATTCGACCGGGCCGTCGCCAGAATCAATCGATAGTCGGCGGCAACCTGATTTGTACTAATCAATGCCTCACGGCTGCGGCCGAGATTATCAATTGCATCCGCCAATTCGTAGGCCGCATCGCTTACGGCTTGGGCATCCGGCGATAGGTCCGGTACGCCGTTTACTACATCCAATGCCGAGTCAATTCGCGCCAGAGAGGCGGCCACGGTGCCCCTTGCCAAGCCCTGAAGCCCAGAATCGGGCCCTGCTGCCAGACCCAGCCCCACATTGCGCAAGCGCTCGGACTCCTGAGCCACAGTCCAAGACGCCTCTAACGCCGGCACGGATTCTGACCGCACCTGGAAGTTTAGGTCACCGCTCTGTTCAAAGTAGAAGACTCCTACCGCGCCGGATACGAGGGTGAGGATTACCGCGAAGCCCAAGGCTATGTATAATCGTGTTCCGATCCGCCGCCATCTGTCGACGAAGAATCCCATGCCCGCACTGTCTTCTAATAGGCCAACCCCCCTGAATTCGACATTGAATTCCGTTTAGAGAGGTTGCCTCAGCAGGTAGAATATCACAGACATATTGTCTTGGGACTGACAGGACCGAGACAAGCCCGCTTAGATGCAGGACACAATGAGTCAACCCGCGCCGTGAGCTGAACCGTGCGTAGGTCTCGTGGGAATCTCCGAGGCAAGCCCAAGAGTCGCGCCCCGTGGAAGAGTTTAGAGCTGAGAGAATTCTGGAGGCATGTTTCAATGCAGGTGCGGAGATACACACGGCACCTGGAGGCAAGAGACGTGTTTCGCAAACGTACGGTGCCCAATGCAGGCGACTCTAACTCTGAACTGTAATCAACTTGCGGCACTGAATGGCGCTACGGTTCTGTAGGCGGGATTAGCAGGCGCTGACCGGCGGAAATCGCGTTGGGATTCTCAATCCCGTTGAGTTCTGCAAGCGTGCTCACTGTGACGCCAAACTCCAGGGCAATAGCGGTGAGCGTATCGCCAGGCTGTACAACGTACTCTCTCAGCGCTGGTGGTGGAAGTGGCGTAGACGTTGGCGTTGTAGTCAATTGGGGGCTAGGTGTGGGTGCTGGTGTTGGGGTGGTTTCGGCCATTGGTGTCGGCGGCACTACGAGCAATTGGGGTGTCGCCGTCGGTACCGTGGATTGCAGATCGTCTGTGTGGGTGGCTGCTTGCGCAGTTGCGACTGTCGAATCGGGATACCAGAGGCCGCGGGTGGCAAACGTCACGGCGATGATCACGGCTACGGCGGTGTAAACGACAACTCGCGCAAGGCCTTGCTCACTTCCGAGCGGGATCTTTGAACCGGCGGGAAGGAGCGGCCACCAGTTTGCGCGAATGGATGCCGGCCACCAGTTCGCGCTGCCTATAAGCGTAACAATTCCCGGCACGAGCAGCGAGCGTACGACCAACGCATCGATGAGGATGCCCAGCGCAACAGCCGCACCCATCTGAAAGAGCATCTGCAGCGGGGACGCCGTGAGCGCGGCAAAGGTACCGGCGAGGATGACTCCAGCGGCCGTGATTATTGCCCCGGTGCGCGCTGAGGCCACGCGTACGCCCTCACGCAGGGGCAATGTCGCACTTTCTTCCCGAATGCGGTGAACCAAGAAGACGTTATAGTCCGCCCCGAGCGCGATGAGCATGACCATTACCGTCAATGGCAACAGGTAGTACACACCCTCGTGGCCGAGCAACCCTTGGAAGAAGAGCGTGGAAAGTCCTAGACTGCTGCCGTAGGAAAAGACTACGGTTCCCACCAAATAGAGGGGGGCAACGAGGCTGCGCAGGAGAATGGCGAGTACGGCAAAGATGCCTACCACGGTCACCACCCCCACCGCTTGCAGGTCTTGATGGATCACTCGCTGGACGTCAGCGACCTCGGCAGTGGCGCCGCTTAAGAAAACCTGGGCCGAAGCCAGTGGGCCGTCATTGTTCTGCTCAACTGTCTGCCGAACTATGTCCAGCGTAGAGATGGCATCTGCGCTTTGCGGGTCTTCATTGAGAATGACGAAGAGTCTGACTGTCTTTGAATCCTCTGAGATGAATAGCGGCATGACAGCGTTGGCAGCCTGCTCCACATCGGGGAGCGACGCTGGAATGAAGTAAGGGTAAGGATTCGCCGCGAAGACATTGCGCAATGCTGAAAGAGCCTCCGCTAGGCCGGTTGTCACTCCTACAGTGGGGTTCTCCCCCAAATCCTGCGCTGCGTCGCTTGGGAAAAACACCGCCTCCGGCTTTTCGGCGAAGAATCCGGCGAGTAGATCGAGTTGGGCAGCCACGCCACCGGCAGAATCTTGCAATTGAGACTGCAGCGCCGCTCGCTGTTGAGCAGAGAGATTGGCTGGCGCCGGCGCATCCTGCGCTAGCTGTTGAATTCCTACGAGAAGCTCGGTTGCTTCCCCGTAAGCGGGCTGCGCGGACACATCCGGAAACGCCTGAGACAGTTCCGCTAAATAGCGGGTCACAGGAGCAAACGCTGCGGACGGGTCGTCCGGTCTCTGCGATGGCGGAGGTTGGCGCAACTGTGCTGCCAATTGCCGTAGCTGCGTGGCCGGGTGTGCCTGGGCGCGGAGCGCGGTAGTGGTTGTGGACAGACGAGCGAGCGCTTCTCGGGTTTGGGAGAACTGCGCGGCTTGCGCCACGTCGGGGAAGGCGACTGCCAACTCGTCCACATACCGTTGTAGATCGTCGACTAGAGCCGATGCTTCATTGAGCCGGCGTGCTGGATCACCACTTGCGTCTGCTTGAGGTTCCCGCAATGATGCCGCAATCTGGTCGAGCTGTCCCGTTACCGTGAATGCTGCAGATGCAGACCCATCACCAACAGGATCGATGTAACTGCGCGTCTGATCGACCCCATCAATCGCCAGAAGTTCATCTTGCAACGTAGCAACGGCGCGTAAGAAGGGAGTAGATGTGACGTCTGCGCTCGACGGCAGCTGGAGCAGCACCACTGCAGGTGCAAACTCTCCTCGCGGGAAGTGATTGGCAATTGCATCGAAGCCCTGGCGTGAATCAGTGGTCTTAGGCAGAGATGCGACTAAAGCGATACTCTCTCGATACTGGAGTAGCCC
Encoded here:
- a CDS encoding ATP-binding protein — protein: MGFFVDRWRRIGTRLYIALGFAVILTLVSGAVGVFYFEQSGDLNFQVRSESVPALEASWTVAQESERLRNVGLGLAAGPDSGLQGLARGTVAASLARIDSALDVVNGVPDLSPDAQAVSDAAYELADAIDNLGRSREALISTNQVAADYRLILATARSNVGESEAALSVLRQVLVAEGATELQRLWDEFARLHALGIDPSVASLGEGEGVFYVRSLQLALTANIKDLTASFDASSVALENAVASLLAASRAHSAESLGQAVSSFDEGRTLLTGISVISVIAATLAAWLWVGNGMVRRLSRMSERMRHMADGDLETPVPEVGRDEIGELANALEVFREQALEVQRLNLVEKLYEELRQTNAELKRTQARLIAQEKLAALGELVSGVAHEIRNPLNFVNNFSEGTLELYNELTEMLDTYRDRMSADDTALLDDIGEEMTASLNRVLSNGGRALAIVERMRGLGVVGGEPVVTELNGLVRDAVQSGVNSFIAEAQGFSVRTEFDLDPAVGELSLVETDFGEAMLNIVRNACYAMQLRQEASEDDYEPNLAVSTQVVGDAAEIRVRDNGTGIAEDVLGQIFNPFFSTREGVSGAGLGLPIAADVARRLGGDLAVDSVHGEYTVFTMTLPLSVPAPV
- a CDS encoding MMPL family transporter, whose product is MFRKFGRLIVPLRIPLLVFWIALALLLGFTAPSISDVGSSDQTSFLPDSARSIAARTLEAEEFAASGSASIGLLVLTREGGLTAADRGFAESIHNWLLSPQGPAIVQDVVSIYSRPEQESTLVSADGAAMLLQVNFTVEAFQPVVDEATYAIRERVQQGRPDGLAVHFTGEAGLGTDLVDSIVESTDRTTIVTIFLVIGLLFFIYRAPLAILIPLITISLAFLVSRGILGYLAQFGWQVSSLLDSYMVVLVFGAGTDYSLFFISRFREELAKHSAYEAAVRSVQRIGTVIAASAITTMVGLSALGMARFGLVQTMGPGLALSVGITLLAGLTLTPALLSIFGRYLFWPRKTSVENTQPSTFWVRVSNLVARRPLVSVILITVLLAIPYLGLLQYRESIALVASLPKTTDSRQGFDAIANHFPRGEFAPAVVLLQLPSSADVTSTPFLRAVATLQDELLAIDGVDQTRSYIDPVGDGSASAAFTVTGQLDQIAASLREPQADASGDPARRLNEASALVDDLQRYVDELAVAFPDVAQAAQFSQTREALARLSTTTTALRAQAHPATQLRQLAAQLRQPPPSQRPDDPSAAFAPVTRYLAELSQAFPDVSAQPAYGEATELLVGIQQLAQDAPAPANLSAQQRAALQSQLQDSAGGVAAQLDLLAGFFAEKPEAVFFPSDAAQDLGENPTVGVTTGLAEALSALRNVFAANPYPYFIPASLPDVEQAANAVMPLFISEDSKTVRLFVILNEDPQSADAISTLDIVRQTVEQNNDGPLASAQVFLSGATAEVADVQRVIHQDLQAVGVVTVVGIFAVLAILLRSLVAPLYLVGTVVFSYGSSLGLSTLFFQGLLGHEGVYYLLPLTVMVMLIALGADYNVFLVHRIREESATLPLREGVRVASARTGAIITAAGVILAGTFAALTASPLQMLFQMGAAVALGILIDALVVRSLLVPGIVTLIGSANWWPASIRANWWPLLPAGSKIPLGSEQGLARVVVYTAVAVIIAVTFATRGLWYPDSTVATAQAATHTDDLQSTVPTATPQLLVVPPTPMAETTPTPAPTPSPQLTTTPTSTPLPPPALREYVVQPGDTLTAIALEFGVTVSTLAELNGIENPNAISAGQRLLIPPTEP